One Ignavibacterium sp. DNA segment encodes these proteins:
- a CDS encoding TolC family protein — protein MKFFFFSILLLLNVSIYSQDQLSLNEAIKIALQKNSGLLTNQNNMLKSESALTAAYGNFLPNLGASGNWNWNKNKGDGYEVDSRSWSIGINSSIVLFDGLSNFANLSQSQNNYEAVKLSIEQKKQEVIFQTINLYYAIVEAEQVLKVREEDVKQQQKNLETIEERNRLGSVTKADVYQQQVQLGNAELQLIQQKNLLETAKSNLLFYLGLDVLENYQYSDSFSEREIKILDTDINTDYDKLSELVKQALINRRDYLAQKLTLDSYYDNLTIARSGHLPSLTGRVGYGTDAATPNNLFKDHSFSAGLTLSIPLFSGFSTHNLIQSAEVDAMNYELQVKDSERLIKQEIQKSFLDLEAAKKGLLVTQKNVSAAEENLKIEQEKYNLGAGKLLDVLIANTSYQNAKTNYINSQFNYIKLSEELKYNLGTLDYKSYE, from the coding sequence ATGAAATTTTTCTTTTTCTCAATATTACTTTTATTAAATGTCAGCATTTATTCTCAGGATCAGTTATCCTTAAATGAAGCAATAAAAATTGCACTTCAAAAAAACAGCGGACTGCTTACAAATCAGAATAATATGTTAAAAAGTGAATCTGCACTTACTGCAGCTTATGGAAATTTTTTACCCAATCTTGGTGCTTCAGGCAACTGGAATTGGAATAAGAATAAAGGTGATGGTTATGAGGTTGATTCGAGAAGCTGGTCTATTGGAATAAATTCAAGTATAGTTTTATTTGATGGTCTTTCAAATTTTGCTAACCTTTCACAAAGTCAAAACAATTATGAAGCTGTTAAATTATCAATTGAACAGAAAAAACAGGAAGTAATCTTTCAGACTATTAATCTGTACTATGCTATTGTTGAAGCCGAACAGGTACTAAAAGTTAGAGAAGAAGATGTTAAGCAGCAGCAGAAAAATCTTGAAACTATTGAAGAACGGAACAGATTAGGATCTGTTACTAAAGCTGATGTTTATCAACAGCAGGTGCAGCTGGGTAATGCAGAGTTGCAACTGATTCAGCAGAAAAATCTTTTGGAAACCGCTAAAAGTAATTTATTATTTTATCTTGGATTGGATGTTTTAGAGAACTATCAATACTCCGATAGTTTTTCTGAAAGAGAAATTAAAATATTGGATACTGATATCAATACCGATTACGACAAGCTGTCGGAGCTAGTCAAGCAGGCATTAATTAATCGTAGAGATTATCTTGCTCAAAAACTGACCCTGGATTCTTATTATGATAATCTTACAATTGCACGATCAGGACATCTACCATCATTAACTGGAAGAGTAGGTTATGGAACAGATGCTGCCACTCCAAATAATCTTTTTAAAGATCATTCATTTTCTGCTGGACTTACTTTAAGTATTCCACTGTTTTCTGGCTTCTCTACTCATAACTTAATACAAAGTGCTGAAGTTGATGCTATGAATTATGAACTTCAGGTTAAAGACAGCGAAAGATTGATAAAACAAGAAATACAGAAATCTTTTCTGGACCTTGAAGCAGCTAAAAAAGGTTTACTTGTTACTCAAAAAAATGTAAGTGCTGCTGAAGAAAACCTTAAGATTGAACAAGAAAAATACAACCTTGGTGCAGGTAAATTGCTTGATGTTTTAATTGCAAATACTTCTTATCAAAATGCAAAAACTAATTACATAAATTCACAGTTTAATTATATCAAACTAAGTGAAGAACTTAAATATAATCTGGGCACTTTGGATTATAAGTCTTACGAATAA
- a CDS encoding efflux RND transporter periplasmic adaptor subunit, whose amino-acid sequence MANGKKKSKKKLLIFGGLGLLILVLLIVAFIGGSKEEIISVQIEKVVNRTITQTVAATGKINPEFKVVINPEVTGEIVELPVKEGDFVKKGQLLIRIKGDQYQAQKQRLEANLLAAQANLKMREAELTKVELDYNRVQELHSKGLASDSELEAAKSNYLTTKASYEAAEANVLQSKASLRETLEMLYKTTILSPMDGVVTKLNVEVGERVFGAGFSMGTDIMTVSDLRNIEAVVDVDENDVVLVSIGDTARIQVDAFKDQEFIGIVSEIGNSAKTTGLGTQNEVVNFEVKIKLIDPKNSLRPGMSCTANIETETIQNVLSVPIQSVTTREGGTSNDKMSENEGTGEFQQVEEIKKEKIHKVKEIVFLVENGKAKKVEVETGLSDDNYIAILSGLKGGEDVVSGSYKAISRDLNDGLQVRVEEKNKNFNKK is encoded by the coding sequence ATGGCAAATGGAAAGAAAAAATCAAAGAAAAAATTATTGATATTTGGAGGACTTGGTTTACTAATTCTTGTTTTGTTGATTGTTGCCTTTATAGGCGGTAGTAAAGAAGAAATCATTTCTGTTCAGATTGAAAAGGTTGTTAACAGAACAATAACACAAACTGTTGCTGCAACCGGAAAGATTAATCCTGAATTTAAAGTTGTGATTAATCCGGAAGTAACCGGCGAGATTGTTGAACTTCCGGTTAAAGAAGGTGACTTTGTTAAAAAAGGTCAGCTTTTAATCAGAATAAAAGGAGATCAATATCAGGCACAGAAGCAAAGATTGGAAGCTAATCTTTTAGCAGCTCAGGCTAACTTGAAAATGAGAGAAGCAGAATTAACAAAAGTAGAACTTGATTATAATCGTGTTCAGGAATTGCATAGCAAAGGTCTTGCAAGTGATTCAGAACTTGAAGCAGCAAAGTCTAATTACTTAACAACAAAAGCCTCATACGAAGCCGCTGAAGCTAATGTGCTGCAAAGTAAAGCTTCGCTGCGGGAAACTCTTGAGATGCTTTATAAAACTACAATCCTATCACCTATGGACGGAGTTGTTACTAAATTAAATGTTGAGGTTGGTGAAAGAGTATTTGGTGCTGGGTTTTCAATGGGTACTGATATTATGACTGTTTCTGATTTAAGAAATATTGAGGCAGTTGTTGATGTTGATGAGAATGATGTTGTTTTGGTTTCAATCGGTGATACAGCAAGGATTCAAGTTGATGCTTTTAAAGACCAGGAATTTATTGGTATAGTATCAGAAATTGGAAATAGTGCCAAGACAACTGGTTTAGGTACGCAAAACGAAGTTGTTAATTTTGAAGTCAAGATAAAACTAATTGATCCCAAGAATTCATTAAGACCTGGAATGAGTTGTACAGCTAATATTGAAACTGAAACAATTCAAAATGTTTTGAGTGTGCCGATACAAAGTGTTACAACAAGAGAAGGCGGTACAAGCAATGATAAAATGTCTGAGAATGAAGGGACAGGTGAATTCCAACAGGTGGAAGAAATTAAAAAAGAAAAAATACATAAGGTAAAAGAAATAGTGTTTCTTGTTGAAAACGGAAAAGCCAAAAAAGTTGAAGTTGAAACCGGCTTAAGTGATGATAACTATATTGCAATCCTAAGCGGCTTAAAAGGCGGCGAAGATGTAGTTTCGGGTAGTTATAAAGCAATCTCCAGAGATTTAAATGATGGCTTGCAAGTTAGAGTGGAAGAAAAAAATAAAAATTTCAATAAGAAATAA
- a CDS encoding ABC transporter ATP-binding protein encodes MNIINIEHIAKVYQVGMEQVHALRDVSLKINKNEYVAIMGPSGSGKSTLMNMLGCLDTPTSGVYDFKGVSVSEMTDNELARIRNKEIGFVFQTFNLLARSDAVHNVELPLIYAGIPSAERKERARQALIDVGLGDRMHHKPNELSGGQRQRVAIARALVTNPAIILADEPTGNLDSKTGEEIMALFLEIHEKGNTIILVTHEEYIAEHAMRILRLRDGLIEKDEVVERRYIPKVRETIL; translated from the coding sequence ATGAACATAATTAATATAGAACATATTGCAAAGGTTTATCAGGTCGGGATGGAGCAGGTTCATGCGCTTAGAGATGTATCTCTTAAGATTAATAAAAATGAATATGTTGCGATCATGGGACCATCAGGCTCTGGTAAATCAACTTTGATGAATATGCTTGGATGTCTTGATACCCCCACATCTGGTGTCTATGATTTTAAAGGTGTTAGTGTTAGTGAAATGACAGACAATGAACTCGCAAGAATCAGAAATAAAGAAATTGGATTTGTCTTTCAGACATTTAATCTGCTTGCAAGATCAGATGCTGTGCATAATGTAGAGCTGCCTCTGATTTATGCAGGTATTCCATCTGCTGAAAGAAAAGAAAGAGCCAGACAAGCTTTAATTGATGTGGGTCTTGGTGACCGGATGCACCACAAACCTAATGAGCTTTCCGGCGGGCAAAGACAAAGAGTTGCTATCGCCAGGGCTTTGGTTACTAATCCGGCTATTATTCTTGCCGATGAACCGACAGGTAATCTTGATTCAAAAACCGGAGAAGAAATTATGGCACTTTTTCTGGAAATTCATGAAAAAGGAAATACTATAATTCTTGTAACCCACGAAGAGTACATTGCCGAACATGCTATGCGTATTTTAAGATTAAGAGATGGTTTGATTGAGAAAGATGAAGTAGTAGAGAGAAGATACATTCCAAAAGTAAGAGAAACTATTTTGTGA
- a CDS encoding ABC transporter permease, producing MTSMLLELSEGLSIAWRAIKANKIRAILTMLGIFIGVTAVVLMSTAIKGIDNSLQQGVSSLGSDVLYIDKWAWFSNEEWWRMRNRKNIVMDDYYKFKDLAKMPLAIAPVSNSVQTIKYGDRKVENVFLTGSNADYVKTTNFDFSAGRFFSEIESDGSRNVAVVGSEISSKLFPRGDALDKTIKIGPVNYKIVGVLAEQGSTLLGAFNPDNQVFVPLGTIFKYFSSRHMRSITINVRAASPEMLEATKDEAEGIMRKIRGLAHNEPNDFSINQQEGLTSFFDSITIVIKIAGLFITGLSLFVGAVGIMNIMFVSVKERTREIGLRKAIGATRRTILTQFLLESSVICLIGGIIGLIAAILLSFMLNQFFPTSVQYDVVILAIVISLLTGVVSGLAPAYTAAKLDPVDALRYE from the coding sequence ATGACATCAATGCTTTTAGAATTAAGTGAAGGACTGTCAATTGCCTGGCGAGCAATTAAAGCGAATAAAATTCGTGCGATACTTACTATGCTGGGAATTTTTATTGGTGTAACAGCAGTAGTGCTTATGTCAACTGCAATAAAAGGGATTGATAATTCACTTCAGCAAGGGGTTAGTTCGCTTGGTTCTGATGTATTATACATTGATAAATGGGCATGGTTCTCAAATGAAGAATGGTGGAGGATGCGTAATCGAAAGAACATCGTAATGGATGATTATTACAAGTTTAAAGATTTAGCAAAGATGCCTTTAGCTATTGCACCTGTTTCTAATTCTGTGCAAACTATAAAATATGGTGACAGAAAAGTTGAAAATGTTTTTCTCACAGGTTCAAATGCAGATTATGTGAAAACAACTAATTTTGATTTTAGTGCAGGCAGATTTTTCAGTGAAATTGAATCTGATGGTTCAAGAAATGTTGCAGTAGTTGGAAGTGAAATTAGTAGTAAATTATTTCCCAGAGGAGATGCTTTAGATAAGACTATTAAAATTGGTCCGGTAAATTATAAAATTGTTGGTGTTTTGGCAGAACAGGGCAGCACACTTTTAGGAGCGTTCAATCCGGATAATCAGGTCTTTGTTCCTCTCGGAACAATATTTAAATATTTTTCCTCCAGACACATGAGATCAATTACTATTAATGTGCGTGCAGCAAGTCCTGAAATGTTAGAAGCAACTAAGGATGAAGCAGAGGGAATTATGAGAAAGATCAGAGGTTTAGCACATAACGAACCAAATGATTTTTCAATTAATCAGCAGGAAGGATTAACAAGCTTTTTTGATTCAATTACAATTGTTATAAAGATAGCCGGATTATTTATTACCGGATTATCTCTTTTTGTAGGTGCGGTTGGAATTATGAATATTATGTTTGTTTCAGTTAAGGAAAGAACAAGAGAAATCGGATTAAGAAAAGCAATCGGTGCTACACGTAGAACAATACTTACACAGTTTTTATTGGAGTCATCTGTCATTTGCCTGATTGGAGGTATAATTGGACTAATAGCTGCTATACTTTTAAGTTTTATGCTTAATCAGTTCTTTCCAACTTCAGTTCAGTATGATGTAGTTATTTTGGCTATTGTTATTTCATTGTTAACAGGAGTTGTCTCCGGATTGGCACCTGCTTATACTGCAGCTAAGCTAGATCCCGTTGATGCGCTGAGGTATGAGTAG
- a CDS encoding four helix bundle protein yields MKEHTKRRNLNRGYIKLEVWNDAISLFKLTHNLVNKISNLDYKLKAQILDAAQSISSNIAEGDGRKSINEYLYFLNISLGSSAVLLTRIIGLKEIDLINVNDFEEFDSKHYEKTL; encoded by the coding sequence ATGAAAGAACACACTAAAAGAAGAAATTTGAATCGTGGTTATATAAAGCTGGAAGTTTGGAATGATGCAATCAGTTTATTCAAATTAACTCATAATCTTGTGAATAAAATTTCAAACCTTGATTACAAATTAAAAGCTCAAATTTTGGATGCGGCTCAGTCTATCTCATCTAACATTGCTGAAGGTGATGGAAGAAAATCAATAAATGAGTATTTATATTTTCTTAATATTAGTTTAGGTTCTTCTGCAGTATTATTAACTCGGATAATTGGACTAAAAGAGATTGATTTAATAAATGTAAATGATTTTGAGGAATTTGATTCAAAACATTATGAAAAAACATTATGA
- a CDS encoding ABC transporter permease, which yields MKINQILAISLQSLKSNRLRTFLTILGVVVGIFSIIVIMTILSMLQNSIDEGLSSLSKNTFQIQKHDNVFGGGPQMRDRNRKDITIEEGERLRDMLTQAKYVGVEQWQFGIVVKYGNKETNPNISVAGVNTDAMKTNDWNVEEGRDFRESDITHSANVCLIFHPIAEKLFPNSNPIGKEIRVDGRAMRVIGLIEPQTALFGQSRDNYVIVPITTWQSMYGKYGRSVNLTVMSQSKEDYNQVIEAATGYMRTIRKVAPGEPNDFYIFSNESMIEQTDQITGPIKLIALAISLIALIAAGVGIMNIMLVSVTERTREIGIRKALGARKLWILIQFLFEAIILCLLGGILGIIIGVSIGNFAGSLLNAQTAIPWDWVFIGLTMCVAVGVIFGTYPAYKASNLDPIEALRYE from the coding sequence ATGAAAATAAATCAAATACTTGCAATTTCACTTCAATCTTTGAAGAGCAACAGACTTAGAACTTTCTTGACAATACTTGGTGTAGTTGTTGGTATTTTTTCAATTATTGTGATAATGACTATACTAAGTATGCTGCAAAACAGCATTGATGAAGGACTATCAAGTCTTAGCAAAAATACTTTTCAAATACAAAAGCACGATAATGTTTTTGGCGGCGGTCCACAGATGCGTGATAGAAACAGAAAAGATATAACCATTGAAGAAGGTGAAAGATTAAGAGACATGCTTACTCAAGCTAAATATGTTGGAGTTGAACAATGGCAGTTTGGTATTGTTGTTAAGTATGGTAATAAAGAAACTAATCCAAATATTTCTGTTGCAGGTGTAAATACAGACGCGATGAAAACAAATGATTGGAATGTTGAAGAAGGAAGAGATTTCCGTGAAAGTGATATTACTCATAGTGCCAATGTTTGTTTGATATTTCACCCAATTGCTGAAAAGCTTTTCCCAAACAGCAATCCGATTGGTAAGGAAATCAGAGTAGATGGAAGAGCAATGCGGGTAATTGGTTTAATTGAGCCGCAAACTGCTCTGTTTGGACAAAGCCGGGATAACTATGTTATTGTACCTATTACAACCTGGCAATCTATGTATGGCAAATATGGACGTTCGGTTAACCTTACTGTTATGTCTCAAAGTAAAGAAGATTATAATCAGGTTATTGAAGCTGCAACCGGCTATATGAGAACGATCAGAAAAGTTGCACCGGGTGAACCAAATGATTTTTACATTTTCAGTAATGAGTCAATGATTGAACAAACTGATCAGATTACAGGTCCGATTAAACTTATTGCACTGGCAATTTCTTTAATTGCATTGATAGCGGCTGGTGTTGGTATAATGAATATTATGTTGGTTTCAGTTACTGAAAGAACAAGAGAAATTGGAATTAGAAAAGCACTTGGTGCTCGGAAGTTGTGGATATTAATCCAATTTCTGTTTGAAGCAATTATTCTTTGTCTGCTTGGTGGAATATTGGGAATAATAATTGGCGTTAGTATAGGTAACTTTGCTGGAAGTTTGTTAAATGCTCAGACAGCTATACCATGGGATTGGGTATTTATTGGTTTGACTATGTGTGTTGCAGTTGGAGTTATCTTTGGAACTTATCCAGCTTATAAGGCTTCAAACTTAGATCCGATTGAAGCGCTGCGATATGAATAA
- a CDS encoding helix-hairpin-helix domain-containing protein — translation MRYLFTTIFLTAIIIPAYAQIDSTVLKTEEILDDVLIETESESEDEDLYDYVEDIITNPIDLNKADIFELTKIPGMDNVSAEKIINHRDKFGYFYSVNELFAVRDLDKNLIGQIIPFLIVENKFDQEQFSESDEYSIPFYSKFRTTLRSRISNDLQTRRGFSNQRFAGSKIKTYNRFQIKYDRNFQAGVLIEKDPGEVLHTDFSSFHFQMKDAGFINNLIIGDYTIELGQGLALWSPFGFSKGADAVFPVKKSSRFIRPYTSAAEYNFFRGAASTIQFNNFRLTGFYSNYNIDASINEESNEIITISKTGFHRTTTEIAKKNSAQQIFYGGSFDYRAANIFNVGAIYYKVKFDKPLEYSSLYDLSGQNFNYLSVYYNINYYKFSLFGEASYDQTSVASHNGLQFAASKNLIFTTAIRSYPRNYKNLFGFGFGERSGKTNNEVGFYSGVKLKSNIGIINLYYDIFKFPYKTYENSLSSEGDELLIDFLTSFSRGFEIKLRYKYENKEITEIIDDENKIVRRLKQTARTELIYETNNLLRLRTRIEYNNFLIRSANKTENGLLIFQEARFLFLKKFVVYGRIIFFHTDSFNSAVYEFENDLVGVMPNLAMYGKGIRWYFLIRYKPINLITVSAKYSETYKPDATFLSSGDNQIIGNLDNRFSLQIDLSF, via the coding sequence TTGAGATATTTATTTACAACTATTTTTTTAACTGCAATTATTATTCCTGCTTATGCACAAATTGATAGTACTGTTTTGAAGACTGAAGAAATTCTTGATGATGTTTTAATAGAAACAGAAAGTGAATCCGAGGATGAAGACCTTTATGATTATGTTGAAGATATAATTACTAATCCAATAGACCTGAACAAAGCAGATATTTTTGAGTTAACCAAAATTCCGGGGATGGATAATGTCTCTGCTGAAAAAATAATTAATCACAGAGATAAATTCGGATATTTCTATTCTGTAAATGAATTATTTGCAGTTAGAGATTTAGACAAAAATCTTATCGGACAGATCATCCCATTTTTAATAGTAGAAAATAAATTTGATCAGGAGCAATTTTCTGAATCTGATGAATATTCAATTCCATTCTATTCAAAATTCAGGACAACTCTCAGAAGCAGAATATCAAATGATTTACAAACGAGACGAGGATTTTCAAATCAAAGATTTGCAGGATCAAAAATTAAAACTTATAACAGATTTCAAATAAAATACGATAGAAATTTTCAGGCAGGTGTACTGATTGAAAAGGACCCGGGAGAAGTATTACATACCGATTTTTCTTCTTTTCATTTTCAGATGAAGGATGCAGGTTTTATAAATAATTTAATAATAGGTGATTACACTATTGAGCTTGGACAAGGATTAGCATTATGGAGTCCATTCGGTTTTTCCAAAGGAGCAGATGCAGTTTTTCCGGTTAAAAAGAGTTCCAGATTTATCAGACCTTATACAAGTGCTGCTGAATATAACTTTTTTAGAGGTGCTGCTTCAACTATTCAATTTAACAACTTTCGGCTGACAGGATTTTATTCAAATTATAATATTGATGCCAGCATAAATGAAGAATCAAACGAAATTATTACAATCAGTAAAACAGGATTTCATCGGACAACAACAGAAATAGCAAAGAAAAATTCTGCTCAGCAGATATTTTATGGGGGATCATTTGATTACAGAGCTGCAAATATTTTTAATGTGGGTGCAATTTATTATAAGGTAAAGTTTGATAAACCATTAGAATACAGTTCGCTGTATGATTTATCAGGGCAAAACTTCAATTACTTATCTGTTTACTACAATATAAATTATTACAAATTTTCTTTGTTCGGAGAAGCTTCTTATGATCAGACTTCTGTTGCTTCACACAATGGATTACAATTTGCAGCATCAAAAAATCTTATCTTCACAACTGCTATAAGGTCATATCCAAGAAATTATAAAAACCTGTTTGGTTTTGGTTTTGGAGAACGTTCCGGAAAGACGAATAATGAAGTCGGTTTTTATTCTGGTGTTAAATTAAAATCCAACATAGGAATAATTAATTTATATTATGACATATTCAAATTTCCATATAAAACATATGAAAATTCTCTTTCAAGCGAAGGTGATGAACTACTGATAGATTTCTTAACAAGTTTTAGCCGGGGCTTTGAAATAAAATTAAGATATAAATATGAGAATAAAGAGATTACAGAAATAATTGATGATGAAAACAAGATAGTGAGAAGATTAAAACAAACCGCACGAACTGAATTGATTTATGAAACTAATAATCTACTTAGACTTAGAACCCGGATTGAATACAATAATTTTTTAATTCGTTCAGCTAATAAAACTGAAAATGGATTATTAATTTTTCAGGAAGCAAGGTTTTTGTTCTTAAAAAAATTTGTTGTATATGGTAGAATTATTTTCTTTCACACAGATTCATTTAATTCCGCTGTTTACGAATTTGAAAACGATCTTGTTGGAGTAATGCCAAATTTAGCTATGTATGGAAAAGGAATCCGCTGGTATTTTTTGATAAGATATAAACCAATAAATCTGATAACAGTCTCTGCAAAATATTCTGAAACTTATAAACCAGATGCAACTTTTCTCAGTTCGGGAGACAACCAAATAATTGGAAATCTGGATAACAGGTTTAGTTTACAAATCGATTTGAGTTTTTAA
- a CDS encoding DUF4835 family protein has protein sequence MRYWIFVLLFPFTLTFAQELHCKVTVNYEGLAVINRERLIDFAGIVETYMNTTQFTPDPWNGEKIECSFNIFFTGVANETDYSAQMVIVSTRPVYKSTRQTPMLTINDANWTFRYLPNQPLIANQAIFDPLTSFLDFYANIIIGFDWETWAELGGTPYFNKALDIINLSISSPFKKGWEQSSASYSKWGLCNDLLSDRFRPFREAFYEYHYGVDEYQIRKKNAQDKLVNMISTLEDMQKKVGFANSVLIKQFFDIKYGEFIELLRDYPDLSVFTRLKKIDPSHASKYDEAMK, from the coding sequence ATGAGATATTGGATTTTTGTTTTATTGTTTCCTTTTACATTAACTTTTGCACAGGAGTTACATTGTAAAGTAACTGTAAACTATGAAGGTTTAGCAGTAATCAACCGCGAGCGGTTAATTGACTTTGCAGGTATAGTTGAGACTTATATGAATACAACTCAGTTTACTCCTGATCCGTGGAATGGAGAAAAAATAGAATGTTCATTTAATATTTTTTTTACTGGTGTTGCAAATGAAACTGATTATTCTGCTCAGATGGTAATTGTTTCAACAAGACCAGTGTATAAATCCACAAGGCAGACTCCGATGCTTACAATCAACGACGCAAACTGGACATTCAGATATTTACCTAATCAACCTCTGATTGCTAATCAGGCAATCTTTGATCCTCTCACAAGCTTTTTAGATTTTTATGCCAATATAATTATTGGCTTTGATTGGGAAACCTGGGCAGAACTTGGAGGCACACCGTACTTTAATAAAGCTCTTGATATTATAAATTTAAGTATCAGCAGTCCGTTTAAAAAAGGCTGGGAACAAAGCAGTGCTTCTTATTCAAAATGGGGCTTATGCAATGATCTTCTAAGTGATAGATTTCGTCCTTTCAGAGAAGCTTTTTATGAATATCATTACGGAGTAGATGAATATCAGATTCGTAAAAAAAATGCACAGGATAAATTGGTCAATATGATTAGTACACTTGAGGATATGCAGAAGAAGGTTGGTTTTGCTAATAGCGTATTAATTAAACAATTCTTTGATATAAAATACGGTGAATTTATCGAGCTGCTTCGGGATTATCCGGACTTATCAGTATTTACAAGACTGAAAAAAATTGATCCTTCACATGCTTCTAAATATGATGAGGCAATGAAATAG